The Sorangiineae bacterium MSr11367 genome window below encodes:
- a CDS encoding lysozyme, translated as MSTKVGVGCIVLGGAVLLGTWGCAADMEAEGEGSTSESPLALGEDHAAGSQIRLHEGRAESLDADEDPAILATVPGHDVASHQGNVNWATVAANGAKFVYIKATEGTTYTNPYFTQQYNGSYNAGLIRGAYHFALPSSSTGTAQANYFVDHGGGWSADGKTLPPAVDLEYNPYSGGSCYGLSASAMAKWIRDFSNRVKTRTGRNPTFYTSRAWWNLCTGSNTGFSANPLWVANWSSTVGTLPAGWTTHTIWQWDDSGTFPGDQNRFNGTLDQLKAFAKNAP; from the coding sequence ATGAGCACGAAAGTCGGAGTGGGGTGCATTGTCCTTGGTGGCGCCGTACTGCTCGGGACATGGGGGTGTGCGGCCGATATGGAGGCGGAGGGCGAGGGATCGACGTCGGAATCGCCCTTGGCCCTCGGCGAGGATCATGCGGCGGGTTCGCAAATTCGGCTGCATGAGGGGCGCGCTGAGTCGTTGGACGCGGACGAAGATCCGGCGATCTTGGCGACGGTGCCCGGCCACGACGTGGCCAGCCATCAAGGCAATGTGAATTGGGCCACCGTCGCGGCCAATGGCGCGAAGTTCGTCTACATCAAAGCGACCGAAGGAACGACCTATACGAATCCGTATTTCACGCAGCAATACAACGGTTCGTACAATGCGGGGTTGATCCGCGGTGCATACCATTTTGCGCTGCCGAGCAGCTCGACCGGTACCGCGCAGGCGAACTACTTCGTCGACCATGGCGGTGGGTGGTCGGCCGACGGCAAGACGCTGCCGCCCGCGGTGGACTTGGAATACAATCCGTATTCGGGCGGGAGCTGCTATGGCCTGAGCGCCAGTGCCATGGCGAAGTGGATTCGCGACTTCAGCAACCGTGTCAAGACGCGCACCGGCCGCAATCCCACGTTCTACACGAGCAGGGCTTGGTGGAACCTATGCACCGGGAGCAACACGGGCTTCAGCGCCAATCCGCTCTGGGTGGCCAACTGGTCGTCCACAGTCGGCACGCTTCCCGCCGGCTGGACCACGCACACCATTTGGCAATGGGACGACTCGGGCACGTTCCCCGGCGACCAAAACCGGTTCAATGGCACATTGGATCAACTAAAGGCCTTCGCCAAAAACGCGCCCTAG
- a CDS encoding aminotransferase class V-fold PLP-dependent enzyme, translating to MMDFERARERFPILLDRTYLAASTLGPCPREMLADFYAYGRTLRHRARCLPEWVDRWNELRTYTETLLGAPAGSVFLCDTATTAQATLAASIEPVGSRCRIVISSADFHSARYLWHARSRAGFEIVEIPTGVDGYIDIETWLGVLDERVRIVSFSLVSPRTGALLDAAAICRAARRVNAVVVIDVYQALGIVPVRVHELGAHAIVGGFHKWMGGGGMGLAFGYIEPSLCDELVPMYPGWLGHRQPFDVQHAFEPARDAQKFQRGAPAMEPIYTSRAGIRWVVDTGIDAIRARSLLLTDRLIERARERDLVVTTPLARSRRGGMVCLDIRNASTLATKLGVRGIDVDARPNAGLRIAPHPCIREDECDAVIDALCAEIRGVRV from the coding sequence ATGATGGACTTCGAGCGCGCGCGGGAGCGCTTTCCGATCCTGCTCGATCGAACGTACCTCGCGGCGTCGACGCTGGGCCCTTGCCCGCGCGAGATGCTCGCCGACTTCTACGCCTACGGCCGGACTCTCCGGCACCGGGCGCGGTGCCTCCCCGAATGGGTCGACCGCTGGAACGAACTGCGCACGTACACGGAGACCCTCCTCGGAGCCCCGGCAGGCTCCGTCTTTCTGTGCGATACGGCCACCACCGCGCAAGCCACCTTGGCGGCGTCGATCGAGCCCGTGGGCTCGCGCTGCCGCATCGTCATCAGTTCGGCCGATTTCCATTCCGCGCGCTATCTCTGGCACGCCCGTTCGCGTGCTGGATTCGAAATCGTCGAAATCCCGACCGGGGTGGACGGCTACATCGATATCGAGACCTGGCTCGGCGTCCTCGACGAGCGCGTGCGCATCGTCTCGTTCTCGCTCGTCTCACCACGAACGGGTGCACTGCTCGACGCCGCGGCCATTTGCCGCGCAGCGCGGCGCGTGAATGCCGTGGTGGTGATCGATGTGTACCAGGCGCTCGGCATCGTCCCCGTTCGGGTGCACGAGCTCGGGGCGCATGCCATCGTCGGTGGTTTTCACAAGTGGATGGGCGGCGGCGGAATGGGCCTCGCCTTCGGCTACATCGAACCAAGCCTGTGCGACGAGCTCGTGCCGATGTACCCAGGTTGGCTCGGCCACCGGCAGCCTTTCGACGTGCAGCACGCGTTCGAGCCTGCAAGGGACGCCCAGAAGTTCCAACGGGGCGCGCCCGCCATGGAGCCGATCTACACGTCGCGCGCGGGCATCCGCTGGGTGGTGGACACCGGCATCGATGCCATTCGGGCGCGCAGTTTGCTACTGACGGATCGACTCATCGAACGCGCCCGCGAGCGGGACTTGGTCGTCACCACCCCGCTCGCGAGGAGCCGCCGCGGCGGCATGGTCTGCCTCGACATTCGCAACGCGAGCACCCTTGCCACGAAGCTCGGGGTGCGCGGCATCGATGTCGACGCCCGGCCCAACGCCGGCCTTCGCATCGCGCCGCACCCATGCATCCGCGAGGACGAGTGCGACGCGGTCATCGACGCGCTTTGTGCTGAGATTCGAGGGGTTAGGGTTTAG
- a CDS encoding iron-containing redox enzyme family protein produces MQSGRASNERSLHAYGRDQLQRLWRAIHRSEAPKCVLQVFDALLPVNAVPKGWDSFVSDDHSPYEFSLLLGGAEPEIRVLAEPLPPQDPTTRVTMAHVQACGRATAETLRREFGADLSRFDAVADLFLPKHGARGPFAVWFAASFDAQGSPSFKAYLNPQVHGPHEAPRLVEEMLHRLGFPGAWSTIVRAMPRGPHLDELRFVSLDLAAGHEARVKVYGFHRQGTLHDMVRVAGAVPNAAPELVESFCGMLSGGHGILSERAPASCLAFVGGHATPRTVTSYIPVRAFAGDDAEARVRLVRAMSALGIASAPVESALESLAPRALDAGSGLIAWAGLRTGQAPRVNVYLAPTALGDQVRHRSIAPGPDSDCPSVVIQHCEHAPITAHPLLQRIQRDPHNLRTLALLMLNVRRSITRDFARRLARVVAAVEEDGIRSLLVKQLNDELGDGDPTRLHKDLFERFIIGLMPWLPSPIPDEVLAPGEAFARVQDELYCERSPYEGLGAALIMEIYGKQFDLFVGDQFRRASDPLPPDVLEWLTLHEALEVEHVDEATVLARSIPAGRKSRLAARGARELADAAWAFLDGAYRVCYP; encoded by the coding sequence ATGCAATCGGGACGTGCATCGAACGAACGCTCGTTGCATGCGTATGGTCGGGATCAGCTTCAGCGATTGTGGCGAGCGATCCATCGAAGCGAGGCGCCCAAGTGCGTTTTGCAGGTATTCGATGCTCTTTTGCCGGTGAACGCGGTCCCCAAGGGATGGGATTCCTTCGTTTCCGACGACCATAGTCCTTATGAGTTTTCCCTGCTGCTCGGGGGCGCCGAACCCGAGATTCGGGTTCTCGCGGAGCCGTTGCCCCCGCAGGATCCGACGACGCGGGTGACGATGGCCCACGTGCAAGCGTGCGGGCGCGCGACCGCCGAAACGCTTCGCCGCGAGTTCGGTGCAGATCTCTCCCGTTTCGACGCCGTGGCCGACCTATTCCTACCGAAACATGGGGCACGCGGGCCCTTCGCCGTCTGGTTCGCGGCAAGCTTCGACGCCCAGGGATCGCCCTCCTTCAAGGCGTATTTGAACCCCCAGGTGCACGGCCCCCACGAAGCACCGCGGTTGGTCGAAGAGATGCTCCATCGCCTCGGATTTCCTGGGGCATGGTCCACGATCGTGCGGGCGATGCCGCGCGGGCCCCACCTCGACGAGCTGCGCTTCGTCTCGCTGGATCTCGCCGCCGGCCACGAGGCGCGGGTCAAAGTTTACGGATTTCATCGGCAGGGCACCCTCCACGACATGGTGCGCGTCGCGGGCGCGGTCCCGAATGCGGCGCCCGAGCTCGTCGAATCGTTCTGCGGAATGCTCAGCGGAGGCCATGGCATCCTTTCCGAGCGAGCGCCTGCGAGTTGCCTCGCCTTCGTCGGCGGCCACGCCACCCCGCGGACCGTCACCAGCTACATCCCGGTTCGGGCCTTCGCGGGCGACGACGCCGAGGCGCGGGTGCGCCTCGTTCGGGCCATGTCCGCGCTCGGCATCGCCTCGGCGCCCGTCGAAAGCGCCCTCGAATCGCTCGCCCCGCGCGCGCTCGACGCCGGCAGCGGCCTGATCGCATGGGCCGGGCTACGCACCGGCCAGGCACCGCGCGTGAACGTCTACCTCGCGCCCACCGCCCTCGGAGACCAGGTCCGGCACCGGTCCATCGCACCGGGCCCCGATTCGGACTGCCCCTCCGTCGTGATCCAACATTGCGAGCACGCGCCCATCACCGCGCACCCGCTTCTGCAGCGCATCCAGCGTGATCCGCACAACCTCCGCACGCTCGCCCTGCTCATGCTCAACGTGCGCCGATCGATCACGCGCGACTTCGCACGGCGCCTCGCGCGCGTCGTCGCCGCCGTGGAGGAGGATGGCATTCGCTCGCTCCTGGTGAAGCAATTGAACGACGAGCTCGGCGACGGCGACCCCACCCGCCTGCACAAAGACCTCTTCGAGCGATTCATCATTGGCCTGATGCCGTGGTTGCCGTCGCCCATCCCCGACGAGGTCCTCGCCCCCGGGGAAGCCTTCGCACGCGTGCAAGACGAACTCTATTGCGAACGCAGTCCCTACGAGGGGCTCGGCGCCGCCCTCATCATGGAGATCTACGGCAAACAGTTCGACCTTTTCGTCGGCGACCAATTCCGCCGGGCCTCCGATCCGTTGCCGCCCGACGTCCTGGAGTGGCTCACCCTTCACGAAGCCCTCGAGGTGGAGCACGTCGACGAGGCCACCGTTCTTGCCCGCTCGATCCCCGCAGGGCGCAAGTCCCGGCTTGCCGCACGTGGCGCACGCGAATTGGCCGACGCCGCGTGGGCCTTCCTCGATGGCGCATACCGTGTTTGCTATCCATGA
- a CDS encoding cytochrome c3 family protein, producing the protein MKPVTSVQALFALLGTVLVLDSAACEGDTTPMDVRNVSGKVTSTDTPIGLAFEIDNGVGVPLKVRRGQTFYIDQIDIRASLESTVDEGVSGLAQRGDFSSLDWRGGHRREHEHDHHGDDDEHHRDHHHHDDEHEHEHDGNRGVDVSFAGEKNEDGTFTRRMFYRDFPWMRTSSTLTVEPIDAQGNRTGEPVVARIDVGRGGEHDREHHDHDHDHGRDPSRNFFFTQRLRAIQWTHDCPTNIDCRNARRFTEEGLVELRYANQANPTFKMQPNTAALRVQWSLKSDGGSYRIPITQVDRPNWDYGFGMDIRALTPPGANGTYAAGQKITFQFTLKDGSGKPLHAPGMMPSFQDFMNGNVESGIQYWRGFQEPNALYYRRKHREGHLNFAIVGPIQNNTATYDVVNIVERMDPASGMLTTAVPSRGGLYGQATAVPTFAVIYGPRSGWTNPSTDTWTFELPADAKAGTYYAVLKARRKYLGQETPLSKVVEFQVGSSQHTDYRPTTAYCEDCHKNGGALGRSLHGLDNRGTCTACHAPLATEMDNQLGARVHFIHSRSGDYNAKIKKCGVCHLSGDRIDRPSKGACLSCHRKYPSDHVRDFGPITDSYTGGGADAFVRCTDRCHRKHDD; encoded by the coding sequence ATGAAACCGGTAACGAGTGTCCAGGCGTTGTTCGCTTTGCTGGGGACGGTTCTCGTTCTCGATTCCGCGGCGTGTGAAGGGGACACCACCCCGATGGACGTGCGCAACGTATCAGGGAAGGTGACGTCCACCGATACGCCCATCGGTCTGGCCTTCGAGATCGACAACGGTGTGGGGGTACCCCTGAAGGTCCGGCGAGGGCAGACCTTTTATATCGATCAAATCGACATCCGTGCATCCCTCGAATCGACGGTCGACGAAGGAGTCTCCGGACTTGCCCAACGGGGCGACTTTTCGAGCCTCGATTGGCGGGGCGGCCATCGCCGCGAGCATGAACACGATCACCACGGCGATGATGACGAGCACCATCGCGATCACCATCACCATGATGACGAACACGAGCACGAACACGATGGCAACCGCGGGGTGGACGTCTCGTTCGCCGGCGAGAAGAACGAGGACGGCACCTTCACACGGCGCATGTTCTATCGGGATTTCCCGTGGATGAGGACTTCGAGCACCCTCACCGTGGAACCCATCGATGCCCAAGGCAACCGCACCGGGGAGCCGGTCGTCGCCCGCATCGACGTGGGGCGAGGCGGAGAGCACGATCGCGAGCACCACGACCACGACCACGACCACGGACGTGACCCGTCACGGAACTTCTTCTTTACGCAGCGCCTGCGCGCCATCCAGTGGACGCACGACTGTCCGACGAACATCGATTGCCGAAACGCTCGTCGATTTACCGAAGAAGGCTTGGTCGAGTTGCGGTATGCGAATCAGGCGAATCCCACCTTCAAGATGCAGCCGAACACGGCCGCCCTTCGCGTGCAGTGGTCGCTCAAGTCCGACGGGGGCTCGTATCGGATCCCCATCACGCAAGTCGACCGACCGAACTGGGACTACGGGTTCGGCATGGATATCCGCGCGCTCACGCCGCCGGGGGCGAATGGCACGTACGCGGCGGGGCAGAAAATAACGTTTCAGTTCACGTTGAAGGACGGTTCCGGGAAACCGCTGCACGCGCCGGGGATGATGCCCAGCTTTCAAGACTTCATGAACGGCAACGTCGAGTCGGGTATCCAGTATTGGCGCGGCTTTCAGGAGCCGAATGCCCTCTATTATCGGCGCAAGCACCGCGAAGGGCATCTCAATTTTGCCATCGTCGGTCCCATCCAGAACAACACGGCCACGTACGATGTGGTGAACATCGTCGAGCGGATGGATCCGGCGTCGGGCATGCTCACCACCGCCGTTCCAAGCCGCGGTGGGCTCTACGGCCAGGCCACGGCCGTTCCGACCTTCGCCGTGATCTATGGCCCACGCAGCGGTTGGACGAATCCTTCCACGGACACGTGGACCTTCGAGTTGCCCGCCGATGCCAAGGCGGGGACGTATTACGCGGTTCTCAAGGCGCGGCGAAAATATTTGGGCCAAGAGACGCCGCTGAGCAAAGTGGTGGAGTTCCAAGTGGGGAGTTCGCAACACACGGACTACCGCCCCACGACGGCCTACTGCGAAGACTGCCACAAGAACGGGGGAGCCCTGGGCCGTTCGCTCCACGGGTTGGACAACCGAGGGACCTGCACGGCGTGCCATGCCCCGCTCGCCACGGAGATGGATAACCAGCTCGGGGCGCGTGTGCACTTCATTCACTCACGCAGCGGCGATTACAACGCGAAAATCAAGAAATGCGGCGTCTGCCATCTATCCGGCGACCGGATCGATCGGCCTAGCAAGGGGGCCTGCCTGTCGTGCCATCGGAAATACCCGTCGGATCACGTGCGGGATTTCGGTCCCATCACGGATTCGTACACCGGTGGCGGGGCCGATGCGTTCGTTCGGTGCACCGACCGGTGCCATCGCAAACACGACGATTGA
- a CDS encoding VWA domain-containing protein yields MGVWLGCVACMASGSSVVPNGDQGRQDQDAGGEFAAFDAGTEELAPDAACAAAESEGKLAPVNLVFVFDRSGSMSDFNKWEPVVRSMKSFFADPRSKGVSASLTYFPKTSDLYCGSTECCSIDSYTVPSVPLTSLPNGTVFAASLDEVVPGGGTPTVPAMRAAIRQARSIAEASAHRGETTAVVLVTDGMPNDNCDPQRSSVELTAGAAQDANEEASSIKTYVVGIESPYHAGALDDLHHVARRGGTTAAILVMPSNAEGTAKAFADALDAIRSRTVSCRLPIPSPPEGKVFDRRKLNVTVSEGNREYGLGYDEACQGGAGWRYDDVAAPSFIELCSSSCSEVKGGRGTKLSVQFGCDTRIAVH; encoded by the coding sequence ATGGGCGTCTGGCTAGGGTGCGTGGCCTGCATGGCGAGCGGGTCGTCGGTGGTCCCGAACGGTGATCAAGGCCGCCAAGACCAAGACGCCGGCGGAGAATTCGCAGCATTCGACGCGGGCACCGAGGAGCTCGCGCCGGATGCGGCATGCGCCGCCGCAGAATCCGAGGGCAAATTGGCCCCGGTCAACTTGGTATTCGTCTTCGACCGATCCGGCAGCATGTCGGACTTCAATAAGTGGGAGCCGGTCGTGCGAAGCATGAAATCCTTTTTCGCCGACCCGCGCTCGAAAGGGGTGAGCGCCTCGCTCACGTATTTCCCCAAGACATCGGATTTGTATTGCGGAAGTACGGAATGCTGTTCCATCGATTCCTATACGGTACCGAGTGTGCCCCTGACGTCGCTGCCGAACGGTACGGTGTTCGCGGCCTCCCTCGACGAGGTGGTCCCCGGAGGAGGAACGCCGACGGTGCCTGCGATGCGTGCGGCGATTCGGCAAGCTCGGAGCATTGCCGAGGCCTCCGCGCATCGCGGTGAGACGACCGCGGTCGTTCTGGTCACCGACGGAATGCCGAACGACAATTGCGATCCGCAGCGCAGCTCGGTCGAGCTCACCGCCGGTGCCGCGCAGGATGCGAACGAGGAGGCGTCCTCCATCAAGACGTACGTCGTCGGGATCGAGAGCCCTTACCACGCGGGCGCCCTGGACGATCTGCATCACGTGGCCCGCCGCGGGGGAACGACGGCCGCCATCCTGGTCATGCCGTCGAACGCGGAGGGGACGGCAAAAGCCTTTGCCGATGCCCTCGATGCGATCCGCTCGCGAACCGTCTCGTGCCGATTGCCCATTCCGTCGCCTCCCGAGGGGAAGGTCTTCGATCGGCGAAAGCTCAATGTGACGGTGAGCGAAGGAAATCGGGAATACGGCCTGGGCTACGACGAGGCATGCCAGGGTGGCGCGGGATGGCGGTACGACGACGTGGCCGCACCGTCGTTCATCGAGCTTTGTTCCTCGTCGTGCAGCGAAGTCAAGGGCGGTAGAGGCACGAAGCTCTCCGTGCAATTCGGGTGCGATACCCGAATAGCCGTTCACTGA
- a CDS encoding LysR family transcriptional regulator has product MGSIVSAARAAKTTSTSVSKQLAQLEEHLGTQLIHRNTRHLSLTEAGRLYLERCERILDDVDGAECFLSGLRTVPRGPLRISAPVAFGLLRLSPILAQFVVKYPEIELDVVLDDRVLDLVEEGFDLGIRVFRRPLHDSTLTVRRIGGGKRVVCAAPSYLHAHGKPKHPRDLENHVCLRYGKQVPGFWEFDGPDGRICVKVRGPLVVNNCISIRDAVKSGIGIALVNDFIVAKELAEHEFEVLLEDHPPSGYNVYLVSPPSRYETPRVRAFSDHVIKSLDLG; this is encoded by the coding sequence GTGGGAAGTATCGTTAGCGCCGCCCGCGCAGCCAAGACCACGTCGACGTCGGTGAGCAAGCAGCTCGCGCAGCTCGAAGAGCATCTGGGTACGCAACTGATCCATCGAAATACACGCCACCTTTCACTGACGGAGGCTGGCCGTCTATATCTCGAACGCTGCGAGCGGATTCTCGACGACGTCGATGGTGCCGAGTGTTTTCTAAGCGGCCTTCGCACGGTGCCGCGCGGACCTTTGCGCATCAGTGCGCCCGTAGCGTTCGGTCTCCTTCGACTTTCGCCGATCTTGGCGCAATTCGTCGTGAAATATCCAGAGATTGAATTGGACGTCGTCCTCGACGATCGCGTGCTCGATCTCGTGGAAGAGGGGTTCGACCTGGGCATCCGTGTCTTTCGACGACCGCTCCACGACAGCACGCTCACCGTGCGGCGTATCGGCGGTGGAAAACGCGTGGTCTGCGCGGCACCATCGTACCTTCATGCCCACGGGAAACCGAAGCATCCGCGTGACCTCGAAAATCACGTATGCCTGCGCTACGGCAAGCAGGTGCCGGGATTCTGGGAGTTCGATGGCCCCGACGGACGCATCTGTGTAAAAGTCCGTGGGCCTCTCGTGGTCAATAATTGCATCTCGATTCGTGACGCAGTGAAGTCTGGGATCGGCATCGCGCTCGTCAACGACTTCATCGTGGCGAAGGAGCTGGCAGAGCACGAGTTCGAAGTCCTTCTCGAAGACCACCCTCCGAGCGGCTACAACGTCTATCTCGTATCACCCCCCTCGCGCTATGAGACCCCGCGGGTCCGCGCCTTCTCGGACCATGTCATCAAATCGCTCGATCTTGGCTGA